One part of the Plasmodium yoelii strain 17X genome assembly, chromosome: 13 genome encodes these proteins:
- a CDS encoding zinc finger protein, putative: MVYATLLSEEDLSRFRTKQCKRLLNGGCNFGLDRCQYSHNEFWNRRCPFYLSDSSFIRYITVMCPNIETKSDGSINSLCLRGGECPFAHSTEEILYHPLFYKTKRCEDYKKGSCNTYYCPYVHGLAETRVPGTYKLPFTNGIDIPNIPNIIIVDKIDISNKNNNNLTHNNKYGKNNHGVNKADSHFDTRGKNMNGTNGYTNDSYYQKKLDCETTSAFSTIDSIFDKNDVFKNNCDKLEMVDMNEKNLVKYSKDDVNFEKINGSINGNNSYCTTISNEACPTNLCKNSNSEINLNFSNYNIKDNIMHWYKNNNNKYSSINSDNLNEFLPGKNSYTHGSKDYLSYSPMAANGSFNTHNNNNNASFHEKLNSDDRSISSKYTPNANKMNNNYNMGKDKQNYSICSTTTHEICFNEHDGTSNELIDGDEEYLENEDNLNEFILKNKNIDKLLNNERNNSSGIDMRDINCNNSEFIKGGSIDNNSDNCGENNELSLLEVIKYLKILYEKISKGNLAFTHEQWGSVAQITYDIIGIIEFNKAIKIKNFQNNLKTTTYNDINKADIFEASQNFIMNKNTNIDEMEKIEENQCGGTKNIQINEKVKTRNTKLGINGRTIIEEIEMINKQNNLNDNIVNTNNNEQNVSLGNEVNDVVSNDSMLNTVTMNMLNFSVDNSDGINDKNNIPHQYKDIKTKKDNFNDNINLDLLNVRDHSHTNFSDLNNDQNALKDSHFLDYYNFNPNSINFGDEKDISEKISPQPLVSFFAFLSE; encoded by the coding sequence atggtaTATGCTACTTTATTAAGCGAAGAAGATCTCAGTAGGTTTAGAACGAAACAATGTAAGCGACTATTAAATGGGGGATGCAATTTTGGATTGGATAGATGTCAGTATAGTCATAATGAATTTTGGAATAGAAGATGTCCATTTTATTTAAGCGATTCATCATTTATTCGTTACATAACAGTTATGTGCCCAAATATCGAAACCAAAAGTGATGGATCTATAAATAGTTTATGTTTAAGAGGAGGAGAATGCCCTTTTGCTCATTCAACAGAAGAAATATTATATCATcccttattttataaaaccAAAAGATGTGAAGATTACAAAAAAGGGTCATGTAACACTTATTATTGTCCTTATGTTCATGGATTAGCTGAAACAAGAGTCCCAGGAACTTACAAATTACCATTCACAAATGGTATCGATATACCTAATATtccaaatataataattgtagataaaattgatataagtaataaaaataataataatttgacacataataacaaatatggaaaaaataatcatGGTGTTAATAAAGCTGATTCACATTTTGATACTCGAGGTAAAAATATGAACGGAACAAATGGATATACAAATGATTcatattatcaaaaaaagtTGGATTGTGAAACAACTAGTGCCTTTTCAACTATTGATAgtatttttgataaaaatgatgtttttaaaaataattgtgATAAACTAGAAATGGTGGAtatgaatgaaaaaaatttagtaaaatattCTAAAGATGAtgtaaattttgaaaaaataaatggcTCTATTAATGGAAATAACAGTTATTGTACTACAATTTCAAATGAAGCATGTCCTACTAATCTTTGCAAAAATAGTAATTCGGAAATTAATctaaatttttcaaattacAATATTAAAGACAATATTATGCATtggtataaaaataataataataaatattcaagTATAAACTCAGATAATTTGAACGAATTTCTTCCTGGAAAAAACTCATATACCCATGGATCTAAAGACTATCTTTCTTATTCTCCTATGGCCGCTAATGGTAGTTTTAacacacataataataataataatgccaGTTTtcatgaaaaattaaatagcGATGATAGAAGCATTTCTTCAAAATATACCCCAAATgctaataaaatgaataataattataatatgggaaaagataaacaaaattattcTATTTGTAGTACTACTACTCATgaaatatgttttaatgaaCATGATGGAACCAGTAATGAACTTATTGATGGTGATGAGGAATATTTGGAGAATGAAGACAATTTAAATGAATTCattcttaaaaataaaaatatagataaattattaaacaaTGAAAGAAATAATAGTTCAGGAATCGATATGAGAGATATCAATTGCAATAATTCTGAATTTATTAAAGGGGGTAGTATTGATAATAATAGTGATAATTGTGgggaaaataatgaattgaGCTTACTCGAAgttattaaatatttgaaaattttatatgaaaaaatttcAAAGGGAAATCTTGCTTTTACACATGAACAATGGGGTAGTGTTGCACAAATAACATATGATATAATTGGTATAATAGAATTTAATAAAGctataaaaattaagaatttccaaaataatttaaagacAACCAcatataatgatataaataaagcaGATATATTTGAAGCATctcaaaattttattatgaataaaaatactaatatagatgaaatggaaaaaattgaAGAAAATCAATGTGGTGGTACTAAGAATATccaaataaatgaaaaagtgAAAACACGAAATACAAAATTAGGAATAAATGGACGAACAATAATAGAAGAAATCGAAatgataaataaacaaaataatctCAATGATAACATTGTAAAcactaataataatgaacaaaatgtATCTTTGGGAAATGAAGTAAATGATGTAGTATCAAATGATTCGATGTTAAATACTGTCACTATGAATATGCTAAATTTTTCTGTAGATAATTCCGATGGaattaatgataaaaacaatattccTCATCAATACAAGGATATCAAAACAAAGAAAGACAATTTTAAtgacaatataaatttagatttACTAAATGTTAGAGATCACTCTCATACAAATTTCTCAGATTTAAACAACGATCAAAATGCTTTAAAAGATTCACATTTTTtggattattataattttaatccAAATAGTATAAATTTTGGAGATGAAAAAGATATCTCAGAAAAAATATCTCCACAACCTCTTGTTTCCTTCTTCGCATTTTTATCAGAGTAA
- a CDS encoding derlin-1, putative: protein MVQLGELLSNIPLITRVYLILSSILMVLCSLDIISPLSLYLNWNLVLNEHQYWRLITCFLYFGSFGLHFFWDIYVLIYYCSSLEDVTFRNNSADFLWMIIVSCFMLLMVSYLFGGIYFYSSCIINVITYVWSKNNSSTRLTIFFFTIKASYLPWVLTILSLIVDYNSSDNFFGILVGHIYFFFTSVFPLMPIAKNTQIFKTPYLLKWMLRQEEGNRVA from the exons ATGGTTCAACTCGGTGAGCTATTAAGTAACATTCCGCTAATAACTCGAGTGTATCTTATTCTTTCTTCAATTTTGATGGTTTTATGTTCTCTTGATATAATATCACCATTAAGTTTGTATTTGAATTGGAACTTAGTATTGAACGAACATCAG TATTGGAGATTAATTACTTGCTTTTTGTACTTTGGGTCTTTTGGACTACATTTTTTTTGGGATATCTATGTATT AATATATTATTGCAGCTCCCTTGAAGATGTAACATTTCGAAATAATTCAGCTGACTTTTTGTGGATGATAATAGTGTCATGCTTCATGTTATTG atgGTTTCATACTTATTTGGAGGAATATACTTCTATAGTAGTTGTATTATAAACGTGATCACATATGTGTGGAGCAAGAACAATTCTTCTACAAGATTAacgatatttttttttacgatAAAAGCTTCTTATCTTCCATG GGTTTTGACAATCTTATCTCTTATCGTGGATTACAACTCAagtgataatttttttgggaTATTAGTTGGGcacatttatttcttttttactAGCGTTTTTCCCCTTATGCCCATCGCAAAAAATACGCAAATTTTTAAGACTCCTTACCTCCT GAAATGGATGTTAAGACAAGAAGAAGGAAATAGGGTAGCATAG